The sequence below is a genomic window from Lentisphaerota bacterium.
TCTGGTTGCAGGCGTTTCTTCCTGACACCCAAAACCTGACACCTGAACACTCCTCTTGCAAAACGGGGTTTTGCAAGAGGCTTGGAAAAATAAATATTTTTATTTTTTGTGGAAATGAGACCTCCTCGATGCTTTATGGGGGTGGAAGGGCCGATGGTCGGCCTTACACAACAACCGAAAGAGGAGGGTTATCATGAGAGCTCCACACGTCAACCACATCTGCATCGCCGGCTGTCTGACTCAGGATCCGGTGTTGCGCAAAGTTCCGTCCGGCGCATCGGCGGGCGATTTCCGGCTCGCGGCGGACGATTCGTATACCGACAAGGAGGGGAAAACGGTCGGCCAGACCTGTTTTCTGACGGTCAAGACCTGGGGCAAGACCGCCGACCTGGTGCATCAGTACGTCAGCAAGGGCGATCCGGTGCTGGTCGAAGGGGTTCTGGCTTACGAGACCTGGGAAAGCAAGACCGGCGAGAAGCGGAGCCGTCTGTTCGTCCGGTCACACCGGGTGCACTTCCTCAAGCCGCGGCCCGCCGGGAGCGAACCGATCCCCGTCGCAGAGCCCCTGCCCGCCGAAGCAGCCGAGGCGACTGCGGTACCCAGAACGGGTGATGAGGATGTCATGCCGTTTTGATCCAACACGCGCGAGGTGAACCATGAATGACACGGCTTATCAGACATTCCAGGGGCGGCTGGCGTTCTACCATCCGAACCAGACGGGCAAGGGGTGCGCGGTTCGTTTCGAGCTGCGCCCGGCGCGGCGCGGCCGCGACGGATATGTGTTTGCCGAGCTGGCACGACAGAAAAGCGCTGCCAGTCGCCAGAACGGCGCGATTCAAGGGGCGACGTTTGATTGGGAGGGCCGCGTCGCGGTCAAGCTCGGCCTCACCGACGTCTGCGCCCTCCTCACGGTGCTCGAAGGCCGGGTCGCGGCCGCTGGCGGGGACAAGGGGCTGTTTCACCAGACCGAGGGCGCGACCGCCGTGATCACCTTCCGGCGGATGGAGCAGCCGTTTGCCGGATACGCCTTGGAGGTCTCGCGCAAGGAAAAGGGAAAGGAGGGCGCCGAACCGGT
It includes:
- a CDS encoding single-stranded DNA-binding protein codes for the protein MRAPHVNHICIAGCLTQDPVLRKVPSGASAGDFRLAADDSYTDKEGKTVGQTCFLTVKTWGKTADLVHQYVSKGDPVLVEGVLAYETWESKTGEKRSRLFVRSHRVHFLKPRPAGSEPIPVAEPLPAEAAEATAVPRTGDEDVMPF